Proteins encoded by one window of Pseudomonas sp. PSKL.D1:
- the hemB gene encoding porphobilinogen synthase, protein MSNRFPSVRPRRLRQNESLRTIFQETEFRLEDLILPIFVEEGIDDFVPISSMPGVNRIPEKLLAQEIERYARAGIKSVMTFGVSHNLDATGSDTWNENGLVARMARICKDTVPEMVVMSDTCFCEYTSHGHCGVLHDHGVDNDATLANLGKQAVVAAAAGADFIAPSAAMDGQVQAIRGALDAAGFHDTAIMAYSTKFASSLYGPFREAGGTTLKGDRKSYQMNPMNRREAVRESLLDEQEGADVLMVKPAGAYLDVIADIRAASRLPLAAYQVSGEYAMIKFGGLAGAIDEGRVVRESLGAIKRAGADLILTYFAMDLAREGI, encoded by the coding sequence ATGTCCAACCGTTTCCCCTCCGTCCGCCCCCGCCGCCTGCGCCAGAACGAATCGTTGCGCACGATCTTCCAGGAGACGGAGTTCCGCCTTGAAGACCTGATCCTGCCGATTTTCGTCGAGGAAGGCATCGATGACTTCGTGCCGATCAGCAGCATGCCGGGCGTCAACCGCATCCCCGAGAAGCTGCTGGCCCAGGAAATCGAGCGCTATGCCCGTGCCGGCATCAAGTCGGTGATGACCTTTGGTGTGTCCCACAACCTGGACGCCACCGGTAGCGACACCTGGAACGAAAACGGCCTGGTGGCGCGCATGGCCCGCATCTGCAAGGACACCGTGCCGGAAATGGTGGTGATGTCCGACACGTGCTTCTGCGAATACACCAGCCACGGCCACTGTGGCGTGCTGCATGACCATGGCGTGGACAACGATGCCACCCTGGCCAACCTGGGCAAGCAGGCGGTGGTGGCTGCAGCAGCAGGTGCCGATTTCATCGCGCCGTCGGCGGCGATGGACGGCCAGGTCCAGGCCATTCGTGGTGCGCTGGATGCCGCCGGTTTCCACGACACGGCGATCATGGCCTATTCGACCAAGTTCGCCTCGTCGCTCTATGGCCCGTTCCGTGAAGCCGGCGGTACCACGCTCAAGGGCGACCGCAAGAGCTACCAGATGAACCCGATGAACCGCCGTGAAGCCGTGCGTGAGTCGCTGCTCGATGAGCAGGAAGGCGCTGACGTGCTGATGGTCAAGCCCGCAGGCGCTTACCTGGACGTGATCGCCGACATCCGCGCTGCCTCGCGCCTGCCGCTGGCGGCTTACCAGGTCAGTGGCGAATACGCGATGATCAAGTTTGGCGGGCTTGCCGGTGCTATCGACGAAGGGCGCGTGGTGCGAGAAAGCCTGGGCGCCATCAAGCGCGCCGGTGCTGACCTGATCCTGACCTACTTCGCCATGGACCTGGCGCGCGAAGGTATTTGA
- a CDS encoding PA4780 family RIO1-like protein kinase, with product MKTPKRIEPLIEDGLVDEVLRPLMSGKEAAVYVVRCGGQVRCAKVYKEANKRSFRQAAEYQEGRKVRNSRQARAMAKGSKYGRKEAEDAWQNAEVAALFRLANAGVRVPKPFDFQDGVLLMELVTDADGDAAPRLNDVHLEADEAREHHAFVIRQIVLMLCAGLVHGDLSEFNVLLGPDGPVIIDLPQAVDAAGNNHAFSMLQRDVANMAHYFGRFAPELKGTRYAQEMWALFEAGELRPDSPLSGLFVEDEHEADVMGVMREIDAAKRDDARRREARHEAEHGPAKAEEPTPPWMQ from the coding sequence ATGAAGACGCCAAAACGAATCGAACCGCTCATCGAAGACGGCCTGGTCGACGAAGTGCTACGGCCGCTGATGAGCGGCAAGGAAGCTGCCGTTTATGTGGTGCGGTGTGGCGGCCAGGTACGCTGCGCCAAGGTCTACAAAGAGGCCAACAAGCGCAGCTTCCGCCAGGCGGCGGAGTATCAGGAAGGCCGCAAGGTGCGCAATAGCCGCCAGGCCCGGGCCATGGCCAAGGGCAGCAAATATGGCCGCAAAGAGGCCGAGGACGCCTGGCAGAATGCGGAGGTCGCAGCGCTGTTCCGCCTGGCCAACGCCGGTGTGCGGGTGCCTAAACCGTTCGATTTCCAGGACGGCGTGTTGCTGATGGAACTGGTCACCGACGCCGATGGCGATGCCGCCCCACGGTTGAACGATGTGCACCTGGAGGCCGATGAAGCCCGTGAGCATCACGCCTTCGTCATTCGCCAGATCGTGCTGATGCTGTGTGCAGGGCTGGTGCATGGTGACCTGTCCGAATTCAACGTGCTGCTGGGCCCCGATGGCCCGGTCATCATCGACCTGCCCCAAGCCGTGGATGCGGCGGGCAACAACCACGCCTTCAGCATGTTGCAGCGCGATGTGGCGAACATGGCCCATTACTTCGGGCGCTTTGCCCCGGAGTTGAAGGGTACCCGGTATGCCCAGGAGATGTGGGCCTTGTTTGAGGCGGGTGAGCTGCGCCCGGACAGCCCGTTGAGCGGGTTGTTCGTGGAGGATGAGCATGAGGCGGATGTGATGGGGGTGATGCGCGAGATCGATGCGGCCAAGCGCGATGATGCCCGGCGCCGCGAGGCTCGTCATGAGGCTGAGCATGGGCCGGCCAAAGCCGAGGAGCCGACGCCGCCCTGGATGCAGTAA
- a CDS encoding aldehyde dehydrogenase (NADP(+)), protein MSGSNFIGGARSAAGSVRLHSFDARTGEALPVIFTQATVEEVDAAADAAEQAFPAFNRLAPERRAQFLDAIAEQLDNLGEPFIATACRETALPATRIQGERSRTSNQLRLFAQVLRRGDFLGARIDRAQPQRQPLPRPDLRQYRTGVGPVAVFGASNFPLAFSTAGGDTAAALAAGCPVVMKAHSGHMATAEYVGEAIERAARATGMPAGVFNMIYGAGVGEQLVKHPAIQAVGFTGSLKGGRALCDLAAARPQPIPVFAEMSSINPVLVLPGALQARGEQVAAELAASVVLGCGQFCTNPGLVIGIAGPVFTAFVTALGARLADQPGQSMLNAGTLRSYGQGVQRLLEHPQVQHLAGPAQAGNLAYAQLFKADASLLIDGDAVLQDEVFGPTTVVVEVADEAQLRQALAGLHGQLTATLIAEPADLEQFATLVPMLERKVGRLLVNGYPTGVEVSDAMVHGGPYPATSDARGTSVGSLAIDRFLRPVCYQNCPDALLPQALRDANPLGLLRLVDGVYDRGHL, encoded by the coding sequence ATGTCTGGAAGCAATTTCATCGGCGGCGCCCGCAGCGCCGCTGGCAGCGTACGCCTGCACAGTTTCGATGCCCGCACCGGCGAGGCCTTGCCGGTCATCTTCACCCAAGCCACCGTCGAGGAGGTGGATGCCGCCGCCGATGCCGCCGAACAGGCGTTCCCTGCCTTTAACCGCCTGGCCCCAGAGCGCCGGGCACAGTTTCTGGACGCCATCGCCGAGCAACTGGACAACCTTGGCGAGCCGTTCATCGCCACCGCCTGCCGCGAAACTGCACTGCCCGCCACCCGCATTCAGGGCGAACGCAGCCGCACCAGCAACCAGTTGCGCCTGTTTGCCCAGGTGCTGCGCCGTGGCGATTTTCTGGGTGCCCGCATCGACCGCGCCCAGCCGCAGCGCCAACCGCTGCCGCGCCCGGACCTGCGCCAGTACCGCACCGGCGTTGGCCCGGTGGCCGTGTTCGGTGCGAGCAATTTCCCGCTGGCGTTTTCCACCGCCGGTGGCGACACCGCCGCCGCACTGGCAGCCGGCTGCCCGGTGGTGATGAAAGCTCACAGTGGCCATATGGCCACCGCCGAGTACGTGGGCGAGGCCATCGAGCGCGCGGCCCGGGCTACCGGCATGCCGGCCGGGGTATTCAACATGATTTATGGCGCGGGAGTAGGGGAGCAATTGGTCAAACACCCGGCCATCCAGGCCGTGGGCTTTACCGGCTCGCTCAAGGGGGGCCGGGCATTGTGCGACCTGGCCGCCGCGCGCCCGCAGCCTATTCCGGTATTTGCGGAAATGAGCAGCATCAACCCGGTGCTGGTATTGCCGGGTGCGTTGCAGGCCAGGGGCGAGCAGGTGGCCGCGGAATTGGCAGCCTCTGTGGTACTGGGATGTGGCCAGTTTTGCACCAACCCTGGGCTGGTCATTGGCATTGCCGGGCCTGTTTTTACCGCCTTCGTCACCGCACTGGGCGCGCGGCTGGCCGACCAGCCGGGCCAGAGCATGCTCAATGCGGGCACATTGCGCAGTTATGGGCAGGGCGTGCAGCGCTTGCTTGAGCACCCGCAGGTGCAGCACCTCGCCGGGCCGGCTCAGGCAGGCAACCTGGCCTATGCGCAACTGTTCAAGGCCGATGCCAGCCTGCTCATCGACGGCGACGCCGTGCTGCAGGACGAAGTGTTTGGCCCGACCACGGTGGTGGTGGAGGTGGCCGACGAGGCGCAACTGCGCCAGGCATTGGCCGGGCTGCATGGCCAGTTGACCGCCACCCTGATTGCCGAGCCTGCTGACCTTGAGCAATTCGCCACCCTGGTGCCGATGCTGGAGCGCAAGGTGGGGCGGCTGCTGGTGAACGGTTACCCGACTGGCGTCGAAGTGAGCGACGCGATGGTGCACGGTGGCCCGTACCCGGCCACGTCCGATGCGCGCGGTACGTCGGTGGGTAGCCTGGCCATCGACCGCTTCTTGCGGCCGGTGTGTTACCAGAACTGCCCGGATGCGCTGTTGCCACAGGCCTTGCGCGATGCCAACCCGTTGGGGCTGTTGCGCCTGGTTGATGGGGTGTATGACCGGGGCCACCTGTGA
- the araD1 gene encoding AraD1 family protein translates to MRLIQFETAAGQRRVGVVEGDSALEILGVTSTRELALHAIAAGRDLAGEVTQAGLGERHDYRALLAEGRVLPPLDHEDPAHCLVTGTGLTHLGSAATRDKMHQQQAEGAVTDSMRMFQWGLEGGRPPAGEEGAQPEWFYKGDGGIVVRPGADLPLPAFAEDAGEEPELVGLYLIGTDGTPFRLGYALGNEFSDHVMERRNYLYLAHSKLRACSFGPELRVGELPAHLEGRSRILRDGQELWSKPFLSGEQNMCHSFENLEFHHFKYSQFLRPGDVHVHYFGTATLSFADGIQARPGDTFEVSLEAFGQPLRNGIAAAPRQIRPGVVKSL, encoded by the coding sequence ATGCGACTGATCCAATTCGAAACCGCCGCCGGCCAACGCCGGGTGGGCGTGGTGGAGGGCGACAGCGCCCTGGAAATCCTCGGCGTCACCAGCACCCGTGAACTGGCCCTGCACGCCATAGCTGCTGGCCGAGACCTGGCCGGCGAGGTCACGCAGGCCGGCCTGGGCGAGCGCCATGATTACCGGGCGCTGCTGGCCGAAGGCCGGGTATTGCCGCCGCTGGACCACGAAGACCCGGCGCACTGCCTGGTCACCGGCACCGGGCTGACCCACCTGGGCAGCGCGGCTACCCGCGACAAGATGCACCAGCAGCAGGCTGAAGGTGCTGTTACCGACAGCATGCGCATGTTCCAGTGGGGCCTTGAAGGTGGGCGACCGCCAGCGGGCGAGGAGGGCGCGCAGCCCGAGTGGTTTTACAAGGGCGATGGCGGCATCGTTGTGCGCCCCGGCGCCGATTTGCCACTGCCGGCCTTTGCCGAGGATGCCGGCGAAGAGCCGGAGCTGGTCGGGCTGTATCTGATCGGCACCGATGGCACGCCGTTCCGTTTGGGCTATGCGCTGGGCAACGAGTTTTCCGACCATGTAATGGAACGGCGCAACTATCTGTACCTGGCCCATTCCAAGTTGCGCGCCTGCAGCTTCGGGCCCGAACTGCGCGTCGGCGAATTGCCTGCCCATCTGGAGGGCCGCAGCCGCATCCTGCGGGACGGGCAGGAATTGTGGAGCAAACCGTTCCTCTCGGGTGAGCAGAACATGTGCCACAGCTTCGAGAACCTGGAATTCCACCACTTCAAGTACAGCCAGTTCCTGCGCCCTGGGGATGTGCACGTGCATTACTTCGGCACGGCCACCTTGTCGTTTGCCGATGGCATCCAGGCAAGGCCAGGTGACACCTTCGAGGTCAGCCTGGAGGCATTCGGCCAGCCCCTGCGCAATGGTATCGCCGCTGCGCCCCGGCAAATCCGCCCGGGCGTAGTGAAAAGCCTCTGA
- a CDS encoding MFS transporter, producing MIQEQRLVRLITLKLIPFLVLLYLVAYVDRSAVGFAKLHMGADIGLGDAAYGLGAGLFFIGYFLFEVPSNLMLDRFGARRWFARILLTWGAITVGMAFVTGPNGFYVMRFLLGAAEAGFFPGVLYYITQWYPVRHRGKILGFFILSQPLAMLVTGPLSGALLGLDGNLGLHGWQWLFICIGTPAVLLAWPTLRLLPDGPDKVRWLSDEQRTWLKEQLANDLREFGQTRHGNPLHALKDGRVLLLALFYLPVTLSIYGLGLWLPTLIHQFGGSDLMTGFISAVPYLFGIIGLLIIPRSSDRLNDRYGHLGLLYALGALGLFLSAWLSAPALQLAALCLVAFALFSCTAIFWTLPGRFFSGASAAAGIALINSIGNLGGYLGPFGIGALKEHTGQLSSGLYFLAVVMLFGLVLTGVVYNRLERRQRQGATRVADASH from the coding sequence ATGATTCAGGAGCAGCGGCTCGTCCGCCTGATCACGCTTAAACTCATCCCCTTTCTGGTGCTGTTGTACCTGGTGGCTTACGTCGACCGCTCGGCGGTGGGCTTTGCCAAGCTGCACATGGGCGCCGACATTGGCCTGGGCGACGCCGCCTACGGCCTGGGTGCCGGGCTGTTCTTCATCGGTTATTTCCTGTTCGAAGTGCCCAGCAACCTGATGCTTGACCGCTTCGGGGCACGCCGCTGGTTTGCCCGCATCCTGCTGACCTGGGGTGCGATCACGGTCGGCATGGCGTTTGTCACCGGGCCCAATGGCTTTTATGTGATGCGTTTTTTGCTGGGGGCGGCAGAGGCCGGCTTCTTCCCCGGCGTGCTGTACTACATCACCCAGTGGTACCCGGTGCGCCATCGCGGCAAGATCCTGGGCTTCTTCATTCTTTCGCAGCCCTTGGCAATGCTGGTCACCGGGCCGCTGTCCGGGGCGCTGCTGGGGCTGGACGGCAACCTTGGCCTGCACGGTTGGCAATGGCTGTTCATCTGCATCGGCACTCCGGCCGTGCTGTTGGCCTGGCCAACCCTGCGCCTGCTGCCCGATGGGCCCGACAAGGTGCGCTGGCTGAGTGATGAACAACGCACCTGGCTGAAAGAGCAACTGGCCAACGACCTGCGCGAGTTCGGCCAGACCCGCCATGGCAACCCGCTGCATGCGCTGAAGGACGGCCGGGTGCTGCTGCTGGCGCTGTTCTACCTGCCGGTGACCCTGAGCATTTATGGCCTGGGGCTGTGGCTGCCCACGCTGATTCACCAGTTTGGCGGTAGCGACCTGATGACGGGGTTCATCTCGGCAGTGCCATACCTGTTCGGCATCATTGGGCTGTTGATCATTCCGCGCAGTTCCGACCGCCTCAACGATCGTTATGGCCACCTGGGCTTGCTGTATGCCTTGGGTGCGCTGGGGCTGTTCCTCAGCGCCTGGCTCAGCGCGCCGGCGCTGCAACTGGCGGCGTTGTGCCTGGTGGCGTTCGCACTGTTCTCCTGCACCGCCATCTTCTGGACCTTGCCGGGCCGGTTTTTCTCGGGCGCCAGCGCCGCCGCCGGCATTGCCTTGATCAACTCGATCGGCAACCTGGGCGGCTACCTCGGCCCATTCGGCATCGGCGCACTCAAGGAGCACACCGGCCAGCTGTCTTCCGGGTTGTACTTCCTGGCCGTGGTGATGCTGTTCGGGCTGGTACTCACCGGCGTCGTCTACAACCGCCTGGAGCGCCGCCAGCGCCAGGGCGCCACGCGGGTGGCAGACGCCTCCCACTGA
- a CDS encoding IlvD/Edd family dehydratase encodes MSDKKPALRSAHWFGTADKNGFMYRSWMKNQGIPDHEFQGKPIIGICNTWSELTPCNAHFRKIAEHVKKGVLEAGGFPVEFPVFSNGESNLRPTAMLTRNLASMDVEEAIRGNPVDAVVLLTGCDKTTPALLMGAASCDVPAIVVTGGPMLNGKHKGRDIGAGTIVWQMHEAFKAGQIDLNEFLSAEAGMSRSAGTCNTMGTASTMACMAEALGTSLPHNAAIPAVDARRYVLAHLSGMRIVEMVHEDLRLSKILTREAFENAIRVNAAIGGSTNAVIHLKAIAGRIGVDLQLEDWTRIGRGTPTVVDLQPSGRFLMEEFYYAGGLPAVIRRLGEHGLLPNPTALTANGKSLWDNCQAAPLYDDEVIRPIDRPLVADGGICILRGNLAPKGAVLKPSAATPALMKHRGRAVVFENFEDYKARINDPELDVDASSILVMKHCGPKGYPGMAEVGNMGLPAKLLAQGVTDMVRISDARMSGTAYGTVVLHVAPEAAAGGPLAAVREGDWIELDCYEGRLHLDIGDEELAGRLADLQAPAQLISGGYARLYIDHVMQADEGCDFDFLVGCRGAAVPKHSH; translated from the coding sequence ATGTCTGATAAAAAACCTGCTCTGCGCTCCGCCCACTGGTTCGGCACGGCTGACAAGAACGGCTTCATGTACCGCAGCTGGATGAAGAACCAAGGCATCCCGGACCACGAATTCCAGGGCAAGCCGATCATCGGCATCTGTAACACCTGGTCCGAGCTCACCCCCTGCAACGCCCACTTCCGCAAAATTGCCGAACACGTGAAAAAAGGCGTGCTGGAGGCCGGCGGGTTCCCGGTGGAGTTCCCGGTGTTCTCCAACGGCGAATCCAACCTGCGCCCCACCGCCATGCTCACCCGCAACCTGGCGAGCATGGACGTGGAAGAAGCCATTCGCGGCAACCCGGTGGACGCGGTGGTGCTGCTCACCGGCTGCGACAAAACCACCCCGGCCCTGCTGATGGGCGCCGCCAGCTGCGACGTGCCGGCCATCGTGGTGACCGGCGGGCCGATGCTCAACGGCAAGCACAAGGGGCGCGACATCGGTGCCGGCACCATCGTGTGGCAAATGCACGAGGCCTTCAAAGCCGGGCAGATCGACCTTAACGAGTTCCTCTCGGCCGAAGCCGGCATGTCGCGCTCGGCGGGCACCTGCAACACCATGGGCACTGCGTCGACCATGGCCTGCATGGCCGAAGCCCTGGGCACCTCGCTGCCCCACAACGCCGCCATCCCGGCGGTGGACGCCCGCCGCTACGTGCTGGCACACCTGTCAGGCATGCGCATTGTCGAGATGGTTCACGAAGACCTGCGCCTGTCGAAAATCCTGACCCGTGAGGCGTTCGAAAATGCCATTCGGGTAAACGCTGCCATTGGCGGCTCGACCAATGCGGTCATCCACCTCAAGGCCATCGCCGGGCGCATCGGCGTCGACCTGCAACTGGAGGACTGGACCCGCATCGGCCGCGGCACGCCAACCGTGGTCGACCTGCAGCCTTCTGGCCGTTTCCTGATGGAAGAGTTCTACTACGCGGGCGGCCTGCCCGCCGTGATCCGCCGCCTGGGCGAACACGGCCTGCTGCCCAACCCGACGGCACTCACCGCCAACGGCAAAAGCCTGTGGGACAACTGCCAGGCCGCGCCGCTGTACGATGACGAGGTGATCCGCCCCATCGACCGCCCGTTGGTGGCTGACGGTGGCATCTGCATCCTGCGCGGCAACCTGGCGCCCAAAGGTGCGGTGCTCAAACCCTCTGCCGCCACCCCGGCCCTGATGAAGCATCGCGGCCGCGCCGTGGTGTTCGAAAACTTCGAGGACTACAAGGCGCGCATCAACGACCCGGAGCTGGACGTGGATGCAAGCTCGATACTGGTGATGAAACACTGCGGGCCGAAGGGTTACCCGGGCATGGCCGAAGTGGGCAACATGGGCCTGCCGGCCAAGCTGCTGGCCCAGGGTGTGACCGACATGGTGCGGATTTCCGACGCACGCATGAGTGGTACTGCGTATGGCACGGTGGTACTGCATGTGGCGCCGGAAGCGGCGGCCGGCGGGCCGTTGGCCGCGGTGCGCGAAGGCGACTGGATTGAGCTGGACTGCTACGAAGGCCGCCTGCACCTGGACATCGGTGATGAGGAGCTGGCCGGGCGGCTGGCGGACCTTCAGGCACCGGCGCAGCTGATCAGCGGCGGGTATGCGCGGCTGTACATCGACCATGTGATGCAGGCGGATGAAGGGTGTGATTTTGACTTCCTGGTCGGGTGCCGGGGGGCTGCGGTGCCCAAGCATTCGCATTGA
- a CDS encoding FadR/GntR family transcriptional regulator, with protein sequence MNYRQPTTRKSMHATLVQDLGLQIVSGQLQPGQKLPAETSLCEAYAISRPVFREAMRALTAKGLIEARPRVGTLVRPRHDWHMLDPDVLHWLMQATPQQEFFNTLSSVRWVIEPAAAALAATNATPADVESISDAYRRMEAARTHEERLQPDLDFHARIADATHNDLLAYLCNMLSLALRESVSYSNQRPNFDELALPRHKAILTAIQNGDALGARHASLVQLEDARVALSKVLGQDPIG encoded by the coding sequence ATGAACTACCGCCAGCCCACCACGCGCAAGAGCATGCATGCCACCCTGGTCCAGGACCTTGGCCTGCAGATCGTTTCAGGCCAGCTCCAACCCGGGCAAAAATTGCCCGCCGAGACCAGCCTGTGCGAAGCCTATGCCATCAGCCGGCCGGTATTTCGTGAAGCCATGCGCGCCCTCACCGCCAAGGGCTTGATCGAAGCCCGCCCCCGGGTGGGCACGCTGGTGCGCCCGCGCCACGATTGGCACATGCTCGACCCCGATGTGCTGCACTGGCTGATGCAGGCCACGCCGCAGCAGGAATTTTTCAATACCTTGTCCAGCGTGCGCTGGGTGATCGAACCCGCCGCGGCGGCGCTGGCAGCCACCAATGCCACGCCCGCCGACGTCGAATCGATCAGCGACGCCTACCGGCGCATGGAGGCTGCACGCACCCATGAAGAACGCCTGCAGCCCGACCTGGACTTCCACGCCCGCATCGCCGACGCCACCCACAACGACCTGCTGGCCTACCTGTGCAACATGCTGTCGCTGGCCCTGCGCGAATCGGTGAGCTATTCCAACCAGCGGCCCAACTTCGACGAACTGGCGCTGCCACGGCACAAGGCGATCCTCACCGCCATCCAGAACGGCGATGCCCTGGGCGCGCGGCACGCCTCGCTGGTGCAACTGGAAGATGCACGGGTGGCGTTGAGCAAGGTGCTGGGGCAAGACCCGATCGGCTGA
- a CDS encoding DUF2950 domain-containing protein, protein MKRMPMLNVCLLALPCLAMAQPQAFPTPDKAVNAFIEALGTDHADETRLAQLLGDDWRTYIPRAGVQRSDVDAFLQHYREQHTLERDGDRKAHLAVGAAQWTLPIPVVRGSNGWHFDLKAGAAEIRARRIGRDELAALQSLRAYHDAQMEYAAQDRNGNGALEYAQRIFSTPGTHDGLYWADEAGGDISPLGPLFGQDKVGDDWYGYHFRILDAQGPSAPGGAYSYLIGNHMSRGFAMVAWPAQYNDSGVMSFMISHDGQVFEKDLGPKGEQVAKGMKRFDPDSSWTVLDDDGA, encoded by the coding sequence ATGAAACGCATGCCAATGCTCAACGTTTGCCTGTTGGCCCTGCCGTGCCTGGCCATGGCGCAGCCTCAGGCTTTCCCTACACCCGACAAAGCCGTCAATGCCTTCATTGAGGCCTTGGGCACCGATCACGCCGACGAAACCCGGTTGGCGCAGCTGCTGGGTGATGACTGGCGCACGTACATACCGCGTGCGGGTGTGCAACGCAGCGACGTGGACGCCTTCCTGCAGCATTACCGTGAACAGCACACCCTGGAAAGAGACGGCGATCGCAAAGCCCACCTGGCCGTGGGCGCTGCCCAGTGGACGTTGCCCATCCCCGTGGTGCGCGGCAGCAACGGTTGGCATTTCGACCTAAAGGCCGGCGCCGCCGAAATCCGAGCACGGCGCATTGGCCGTGACGAGTTGGCGGCGTTGCAGTCGCTGCGTGCCTACCACGACGCGCAAATGGAGTACGCCGCGCAGGACCGCAACGGCAACGGTGCCCTTGAGTACGCGCAGCGTATTTTCAGCACCCCGGGCACCCATGACGGGCTGTACTGGGCAGACGAAGCGGGCGGTGACATCAGCCCCTTGGGCCCGCTGTTCGGCCAGGACAAGGTGGGCGATGACTGGTACGGCTATCACTTCCGCATTCTTGATGCACAGGGCCCGTCAGCACCGGGAGGTGCCTACAGCTATTTGATCGGCAACCACATGAGCCGCGGCTTTGCCATGGTCGCCTGGCCCGCGCAGTACAACGACAGCGGGGTGATGAGCTTCATGATCAGCCACGATGGCCAGGTGTTCGAGAAAGACCTGGGACCAAAAGGCGAGCAGGTGGCCAAGGGCATGAAACGCTTCGACCCCGACAGCAGCTGGACGGTGCTGGACGACGACGGCGCCTGA
- a CDS encoding DUF3300 domain-containing protein — MRMPWLCVVSVMVCLGTTAVPVLAQDPPPASTEAGQAVFTREQLDQMLAPIALYPDSLLAQILMASTYPGEVAEAVAWSKANPKAQGDDAVKQVAGQSWDPSVQALVAFPQVLVVLGQDPVWVQRLGDAFLAQPDDVMGAVQRLRQQAKAAGNLQSNQYQNVTVQAAPAASQSTPASSSSSSTIIIQPVDPQVVYVPTYNPTTAYGTWAYPSSPPVYYPPSPLYYAGSALMAGLAFGTGVAIVNSLWGDCDWGRNDIDIDVNRYNNINVNNRITNNQNRWQHNAVHRDGVPYRDSRSREQFGRQLQGANQRVAFRGDDAQRAQARDKARASLDRAGIERPATSNREARERVREDQANNPRLAERRQEPRNPQAGQQRQALQNRAASAQGRARNNAFEGVRSPQRSITQANRGRTSQALAQRPNTSRAVGHQISRPSAPMRRGGGGRR; from the coding sequence ATGCGAATGCCATGGTTATGCGTCGTGTCGGTAATGGTGTGCCTGGGCACGACGGCAGTGCCCGTACTGGCCCAAGACCCTCCCCCGGCAAGCACCGAGGCCGGGCAGGCAGTGTTCACCCGGGAGCAACTGGACCAGATGCTGGCGCCCATTGCCTTGTACCCGGACTCGCTGTTGGCTCAAATACTGATGGCCAGCACCTACCCCGGTGAGGTGGCCGAAGCGGTGGCCTGGTCCAAGGCCAACCCCAAGGCCCAGGGTGATGATGCGGTCAAGCAGGTGGCGGGCCAGAGTTGGGACCCAAGCGTGCAGGCGCTGGTGGCGTTTCCCCAGGTGCTGGTGGTGCTGGGGCAAGACCCGGTGTGGGTACAGCGGCTGGGCGATGCCTTCCTGGCCCAGCCCGACGATGTAATGGGCGCCGTGCAGCGTTTGCGGCAACAGGCAAAAGCGGCGGGCAACCTGCAGAGCAACCAGTACCAGAACGTCACCGTGCAGGCGGCACCTGCCGCCAGCCAAAGCACACCCGCCAGCAGTTCATCAAGCAGCACCATCATCATTCAGCCTGTCGACCCGCAAGTGGTGTACGTGCCCACCTACAACCCGACCACCGCCTACGGCACCTGGGCCTACCCATCCTCGCCGCCGGTTTATTACCCGCCTTCTCCCTTGTACTACGCGGGCTCCGCGCTGATGGCAGGTTTGGCATTCGGTACCGGCGTGGCCATTGTCAACTCGCTGTGGGGCGACTGTGACTGGGGGCGTAATGACATCGACATCGACGTGAACCGCTACAACAACATCAACGTCAACAACCGTATTACCAACAACCAGAACCGCTGGCAGCACAATGCCGTGCACCGCGACGGCGTGCCGTACCGCGACAGCCGCAGCCGCGAGCAGTTTGGCCGGCAATTGCAGGGCGCCAACCAGCGCGTGGCATTCCGGGGCGACGATGCCCAGCGCGCGCAAGCCCGGGACAAGGCGCGGGCATCGCTTGACCGTGCCGGCATCGAACGGCCAGCCACCAGCAACCGTGAGGCACGGGAACGGGTGCGCGAGGACCAGGCCAACAACCCCCGGCTGGCCGAACGGCGCCAGGAACCCCGCAACCCGCAGGCCGGCCAACAGCGCCAGGCCCTGCAGAACCGTGCAGCCAGTGCACAAGGCAGGGCGCGCAACAATGCCTTCGAAGGCGTGCGCTCGCCTCAGCGCAGCATCACCCAGGCCAATCGCGGCCGTACCAGCCAGGCGCTGGCGCAACGGCCCAACACCTCACGCGCCGTGGGGCATCAAATATCCCGGCCCAGTGCACCCATGCGCCGTGGTGGAGGGGGCCGTCGATGA